Proteins from one Natrinema salinisoli genomic window:
- a CDS encoding molybdopterin-containing oxidoreductase family protein, which translates to MSLSRRDFLAAAGTGAVGSLIGSAWGATQTVDPITQVDNPLKSYPNRDWEQVYHDIYSYDRVDWTVCHPNCTQSCALNFYMKNGVPIRAEQIYHEEEGSPGPGSPGGYEEAGVSRHWNPRGCMKGLTLHRRTFEPSRIKYPMVRKGWSPDDPNPEGRGEDEFERVSWDEAIDLIAEKMASLEDEKRFHIFNAIKSDGLITRHGAGRRLASIFGGCEWTEYDWYADLPPGHVITTGYQTSDADASAWRAADYTIIQGKNLIHNKLADNHFLQETRERGGKMVGVYPDYSPTVQKCDRWLPVRPGSDPAFALGIANVIIDEELYDAEFMRKFTTLPLLIRQDNGKYLRAHEVFSDHEPPAEDSKQRHEENDWGDFVALDENGDPVPVTREEVGDEMAVTPRLEVDSEIELADGGSVGVHTDFTRQKANIMENYDPETVEEITTIPADALRTTAREFAAADKGQWFTGEGINHWFHSNDSLQRTIFFVQSMLGNIGERGAGYYNYSGQYKIELLDGYPEYVNPDGNAAHGMYPGYAFAFFGGEQLDAHDIRGDFDRELDLVPQGDAEEPVVPTNAESYTMSKPTILWTMNCNLLNQTKHQEHVIENFVKHPDTSNELSIVSDMHMTYSARHADIVLPVPSWLECDYPDITVGPENPFIHMDHGVMDSIYDTKQDGEAVALVAEKLDEKIPPEERNVDSYRAYFDKFLDDDKDVRDYIQQTLDAGMTTRDIDVEDIEDGPERLQLKTYPRISFYSQINEDRPFYTKTGRMEFHKEEDRFLELGRADLDHIESPEGTPYGVNKKWDEAKDEENPLYHDEEYQFYFNTPHPKYRTHSSWGMTDWNLIWASRDFGSTNADPEGTERLVDDFSFPQGEGETEETPPLGEAFVEMHPEDAADIDVENGDYVRISGKRGDLVVRVMISERQRPRSAGDMGQLTIWHGWWPQHFPDDEENEDSVKGYNVTTNIWLDPAQETDDLVHKAVFGDPNISEEVEDDIVWKGAELEHGYEETVWAPTGTNRDDLVEVEKYEEADWWPGDARKDELFQDYVSGSLQGGDS; encoded by the coding sequence ATGAGTCTCTCGCGACGCGATTTCCTGGCGGCGGCCGGGACGGGGGCTGTCGGGTCCCTCATCGGCTCCGCGTGGGGAGCGACGCAAACTGTCGACCCGATCACGCAGGTCGACAACCCGCTCAAATCGTATCCGAATCGGGACTGGGAGCAAGTCTATCACGACATCTACTCGTACGACAGGGTCGACTGGACGGTCTGTCACCCCAACTGTACGCAGTCGTGTGCGCTGAACTTCTACATGAAAAACGGCGTGCCGATCCGCGCCGAGCAGATTTACCACGAGGAAGAGGGGAGTCCCGGGCCGGGCAGTCCCGGCGGATACGAGGAAGCGGGCGTCAGCCGCCACTGGAACCCCCGCGGCTGTATGAAGGGACTGACCCTCCACCGCCGAACGTTCGAACCGAGCCGGATCAAGTATCCCATGGTTCGCAAGGGGTGGAGTCCAGACGATCCAAACCCCGAGGGCCGCGGCGAGGACGAGTTCGAGCGCGTCTCCTGGGACGAAGCCATCGACCTGATCGCCGAAAAGATGGCGAGTCTCGAGGACGAGAAGCGATTCCACATTTTCAACGCGATCAAGTCGGACGGACTGATCACCCGGCACGGGGCCGGACGGCGACTAGCCTCGATTTTCGGCGGCTGCGAGTGGACCGAGTACGACTGGTACGCCGATCTGCCGCCGGGTCACGTCATCACGACGGGCTATCAGACCAGCGACGCCGACGCGTCGGCCTGGCGGGCCGCCGACTACACGATCATCCAGGGGAAGAACCTGATCCACAACAAGCTCGCGGACAACCACTTCCTGCAGGAGACTCGTGAGCGCGGCGGGAAGATGGTCGGCGTCTACCCCGATTACTCGCCGACGGTCCAGAAGTGCGACCGCTGGCTTCCGGTCCGCCCCGGGAGCGACCCCGCGTTCGCGCTGGGAATTGCCAACGTCATCATCGACGAGGAACTCTACGACGCGGAGTTCATGCGGAAGTTCACGACCCTGCCGCTGTTGATCCGGCAGGATAACGGGAAGTACCTCCGCGCCCACGAGGTGTTCTCGGACCACGAGCCGCCCGCCGAGGACAGCAAACAGCGCCACGAGGAGAACGACTGGGGCGACTTCGTCGCCCTCGACGAGAACGGTGATCCCGTTCCCGTTACCCGCGAAGAAGTCGGCGACGAAATGGCTGTCACGCCCCGACTCGAGGTCGATTCCGAGATCGAGTTGGCCGACGGTGGGTCGGTCGGCGTTCATACCGACTTCACCCGGCAGAAGGCGAACATCATGGAAAACTACGATCCGGAGACGGTCGAGGAGATCACGACGATCCCGGCCGACGCGCTCCGGACGACTGCTCGGGAGTTCGCCGCGGCCGACAAGGGGCAGTGGTTCACGGGCGAGGGGATCAACCACTGGTTCCACTCCAACGACTCGCTCCAGCGGACGATCTTCTTCGTCCAGTCGATGCTTGGCAACATCGGCGAGCGAGGGGCCGGCTACTACAACTACTCCGGTCAGTACAAAATCGAGTTGCTCGACGGCTACCCCGAATACGTCAACCCCGACGGCAACGCGGCCCACGGGATGTATCCCGGCTACGCGTTCGCGTTCTTCGGGGGCGAGCAGCTAGACGCCCACGACATCCGCGGCGACTTCGACCGCGAACTCGACCTCGTGCCACAGGGCGACGCCGAGGAGCCGGTGGTGCCGACGAACGCCGAGTCGTACACGATGTCCAAGCCGACGATCCTGTGGACGATGAACTGCAACCTCCTGAACCAGACCAAACATCAGGAGCACGTCATCGAGAACTTCGTTAAACACCCCGACACGAGCAACGAGCTCTCGATCGTCTCGGACATGCACATGACCTACTCCGCGCGCCACGCGGACATCGTGCTCCCGGTTCCCTCCTGGCTCGAGTGTGATTACCCCGACATCACCGTCGGGCCGGAGAACCCGTTCATCCACATGGACCACGGGGTCATGGACTCGATCTACGATACGAAACAGGACGGCGAGGCGGTCGCGCTCGTCGCCGAGAAGCTCGACGAGAAGATCCCGCCCGAAGAGCGCAACGTCGACTCCTACCGGGCGTACTTCGACAAGTTCCTCGACGACGACAAGGACGTCCGCGACTACATCCAGCAGACGCTGGACGCGGGGATGACGACCCGCGATATCGACGTCGAGGACATCGAGGACGGCCCGGAACGGCTCCAGCTCAAGACGTATCCGCGGATCTCCTTCTATTCCCAGATCAACGAGGACCGGCCGTTCTACACCAAGACCGGCCGCATGGAGTTCCACAAGGAGGAAGACCGCTTCCTCGAGCTCGGCCGGGCCGATCTGGACCACATCGAGAGCCCCGAGGGGACGCCATACGGGGTGAACAAGAAGTGGGACGAGGCGAAAGACGAGGAGAACCCGCTGTATCACGACGAGGAGTATCAGTTCTACTTCAACACGCCTCACCCGAAGTACCGCACGCACTCCTCGTGGGGGATGACGGACTGGAACCTGATCTGGGCGTCGCGCGACTTCGGATCGACCAACGCCGATCCCGAGGGAACCGAACGGCTGGTCGACGACTTCTCGTTCCCGCAAGGGGAGGGCGAGACGGAGGAGACGCCCCCGCTCGGCGAAGCCTTCGTCGAGATGCACCCCGAAGACGCCGCGGACATCGACGTCGAGAACGGCGACTACGTTCGGATCAGCGGCAAGCGCGGCGATCTCGTCGTGCGCGTGATGATTAGCGAACGCCAGCGGCCGCGTTCAGCCGGCGACATGGGCCAACTGACCATCTGGCACGGCTGGTGGCCCCAGCACTTCCCGGACGACGAGGAGAACGAGGACAGCGTCAAGGGGTACAACGTCACGACGAACATCTGGCTCGATCCCGCCCAGGAGACAGACGACCTCGTCCACAAGGCCGTCTTCGGCGATCCGAACATCTCCGAGGAGGTCGAGGACGACATCGTCTGGAAGGGGGCCGAACTCGAGCACGGCTACGAGGAAACCGTCTGGGCACCGACCGGCACGAACCGGGACGACCTCGTGGAAGTCGAGAAGTACGAGGAGGCGGACTGGTGGCCCGGCGACGCGCGGAAGGACGAACTATTCCAGGACTACGTGAGCGGCTCGCTGCAGGGAGGTGACAGCTGA
- a CDS encoding DHH family phosphoesterase yields the protein MSTGVTISSISDYAILGCGSVGYAVAEELVEQGKDVSIIDRDESRVESLRDQDLDAQTADIRESEIAELVADRDVVLILASDVESNKRAVEHIRNSGTDQFIVARASDPVSGDELSDLGADIVINPSSVIAESALRALESGELEYNAGKLAQLVEETSTRLAIITQDSPDPDSIASAAALQAIATHLGIESDIIYLGDVGHQENRAFVNLLGIDLVQWDEIEDHSVYDTVALVDHATSSDMELPVDIVIDHSETESEYEPEFVDIRPNMSSTSTIMTKYIQEFDMNVSEEVATALLYGIRAETLDFKRDTTPADLTAAAYLYPFANHDTLEQVESPSMSPETLDVLAEAITNRDVQGSHLVSNAGFVRDREALTQAASHLLNLEGVTTTAVFGIADEMIFLAGRSKDIRINIGKVLDDAYGEIGETAGHSTQASAEIPLGIFTGIEISEDTRDTLLDLTEEAVKRTLFDAMGVEGSSSEGSNGS from the coding sequence ATGAGTACGGGGGTTACGATTTCGTCGATTTCTGACTACGCTATCTTGGGCTGTGGCAGCGTGGGCTACGCCGTCGCGGAGGAACTCGTCGAGCAAGGGAAAGACGTCTCCATCATCGACCGCGACGAGAGCCGCGTCGAATCGCTCCGGGATCAGGATCTGGACGCCCAGACGGCTGACATTCGCGAATCGGAGATCGCCGAGCTGGTGGCCGACCGCGACGTCGTCCTCATTCTCGCCTCGGACGTCGAATCGAACAAACGCGCCGTCGAGCACATTCGCAACAGCGGCACCGACCAGTTCATCGTCGCCCGCGCGAGCGATCCCGTCTCCGGCGACGAGCTCTCGGATCTGGGAGCCGACATCGTCATCAACCCTTCGTCGGTCATCGCCGAATCCGCCCTGCGCGCCCTCGAGTCCGGTGAACTCGAGTACAACGCGGGCAAGCTGGCCCAACTGGTCGAGGAGACGTCGACGCGGCTGGCGATCATCACCCAGGACAGTCCGGACCCGGACTCGATCGCCAGCGCAGCGGCCCTCCAGGCGATCGCGACGCACCTCGGCATCGAATCCGACATCATCTACCTGGGTGACGTCGGTCACCAGGAGAATCGCGCGTTCGTCAACCTGCTCGGGATCGATCTCGTTCAGTGGGACGAGATCGAGGACCACTCCGTCTACGATACCGTCGCCCTGGTCGACCACGCGACTTCGAGCGACATGGAGCTCCCGGTCGATATCGTCATCGATCACAGCGAGACGGAATCGGAGTACGAACCCGAATTCGTCGATATTCGGCCGAACATGTCATCGACGTCGACGATCATGACGAAGTACATCCAGGAGTTCGACATGAACGTCTCCGAGGAGGTGGCCACGGCCCTGCTCTACGGCATCCGGGCGGAAACCCTGGATTTCAAACGCGACACGACCCCCGCGGATCTCACCGCCGCCGCCTACCTCTATCCCTTCGCGAACCACGACACGTTAGAGCAGGTGGAGTCGCCGTCGATGTCCCCGGAAACCCTGGACGTGCTCGCGGAGGCCATCACCAACCGCGACGTTCAGGGGAGTCACCTCGTCTCCAACGCCGGCTTCGTCCGCGACCGCGAAGCCCTCACGCAGGCGGCCAGCCATCTCCTGAACCTCGAGGGCGTGACCACGACCGCGGTCTTCGGCATCGCTGATGAGATGATCTTCCTCGCCGGGCGCTCGAAGGACATCAGGATCAACATCGGCAAGGTGCTCGACGACGCCTACGGTGAAATCGGCGAGACGGCCGGCCACTCGACGCAAGCCAGCGCAGAGATTCCGCTGGGGATCTTCACGGGAATCGAGATTTCGGAGGATACGCGCGACACCTTGCTCGATTTGACCGAAGAAGCCGTCAAGCGAACGCTGTTCGACGCGATGGGCGTCGAAGGGAGCAGCAGCGAAGGATCGAACGGAAGTTGA
- a CDS encoding PRC-barrel domain-containing protein, translating to MDDIPQEITSLVGREVYSNNGIFVGEVEDLRLNVDNEAVTGLALSNLNGELFAQEARSGQGIIVPYRWVRSVGDIILINDVVERVREPDEEEEDLLA from the coding sequence ATGGACGATATTCCCCAGGAAATCACGTCTCTCGTCGGCCGCGAGGTGTACTCGAACAACGGCATCTTCGTCGGCGAAGTCGAGGATCTGCGACTGAACGTCGACAACGAAGCCGTCACCGGATTAGCGCTCTCGAACCTGAACGGCGAACTGTTCGCGCAGGAAGCCCGCAGCGGACAGGGAATCATCGTTCCCTACCGCTGGGTCCGCTCCGTGGGGGACATCATTCTCATCAACGACGTGGTCGAACGCGTTCGCGAGCCCGACGAAGAAGAAGAGGACCTCCTCGCGTAA
- a CDS encoding SRPBCC family protein: MPTYRRSSIIDADFETVWEFYDTVDELPILTPDWMGLRVPRVIGPDGQPDPDGYLVGTEIHLETRPLDLFTATEWVVEIVDREVSENRASFVDEQVGDRGPFEAWRHTHRFVDLGDETLIHDRIEYRVPGGGERPLATPFLAGMLWYRHRRTRALLAD, encoded by the coding sequence ATGCCGACGTATAGACGGAGTTCGATTATCGACGCCGATTTCGAGACCGTCTGGGAATTCTACGATACCGTCGACGAGCTCCCCATACTGACGCCCGACTGGATGGGACTCCGCGTCCCTCGAGTGATCGGACCCGACGGCCAGCCCGACCCCGACGGCTATCTCGTCGGCACGGAGATTCACCTCGAGACGCGGCCGCTCGATCTGTTCACGGCGACCGAGTGGGTCGTCGAGATCGTCGACCGCGAGGTGAGCGAGAATCGCGCGTCGTTCGTCGACGAACAGGTCGGCGATCGCGGCCCCTTCGAGGCGTGGCGGCACACCCACCGATTCGTGGACCTCGGCGACGAGACGCTGATCCACGACCGGATCGAGTACCGGGTGCCCGGTGGCGGCGAGCGTCCGTTGGCCACGCCGTTTCTCGCGGGTATGCTGTGGTACCGACACCGTCGAACGCGCGCGTTGCTCGCCGACTGA
- a CDS encoding MBL fold metallo-hydrolase: MPVDYEGITFERLGHASIRLETADGTVIYVDPWGDVLESEPNDGDVVFVTHDDMDHYDADAIEAVAGPDATVAVYEAVDTSDLAFDVIDLPHEGEATVEGIDVRTVPAYNDPDGDHVDDDGEPFHAEGEVIGLVLTLEGTTVFFPSDTDFLDHHESISADVFVPPIGGHFTMDRHEAAEFARSVDPELVLPEHYDTFEPIETDAEAFAEDLESDGIRVELF, encoded by the coding sequence ATGCCAGTCGATTACGAAGGGATCACGTTCGAACGGCTCGGCCACGCAAGCATCCGTCTCGAGACGGCGGACGGAACCGTCATTTACGTCGACCCGTGGGGGGACGTCCTCGAGAGCGAACCGAACGACGGGGATGTCGTATTCGTCACACACGACGACATGGATCACTACGACGCGGACGCGATCGAGGCGGTCGCGGGACCAGACGCGACTGTCGCTGTCTACGAGGCCGTCGACACCAGTGATCTCGCGTTCGACGTGATCGACCTGCCCCACGAGGGCGAGGCGACCGTCGAGGGAATCGACGTGCGGACGGTGCCCGCCTACAACGATCCCGACGGGGATCACGTCGATGACGACGGGGAGCCGTTCCACGCCGAGGGCGAGGTGATCGGGCTGGTGCTGACCCTCGAGGGAACGACCGTCTTTTTCCCGTCGGATACGGACTTCCTCGACCACCACGAATCGATTTCGGCGGACGTGTTCGTCCCGCCCATCGGCGGCCACTTCACGATGGACCGTCACGAGGCGGCGGAGTTCGCGCGGAGCGTCGACCCCGAGCTGGTGCTTCCGGAGCACTACGACACCTTCGAGCCGATCGAGACTGACGCCGAGGCGTTCGCCGAGGACCTCGAGAGCGACGGGATCCGCGTTGAGTTGTTCTGA
- a CDS encoding phosphotransacetylase family protein codes for MTDSAPESTDTDSTSGSSAVETLLVSSLEESTGKTAITLALARLAAAEGDSVGYMKPKGTRLQSNVGKTLDEDPLLARDLLGLEAEMHDLEPVVYSPTFVEQAIRGREDPAELRERVAEAFDTLAADHDRMFVEGGGRYDVGGIVDLADPDIAALLDARVLLVAPYEIPADVDDVLAAADAFGDRLAGVVFNDVPDAAYDQLETDVVPFLEGRGVPVHGVLPSERELSGVTVADLADELGAATLVEEGQDSYVERFTVGAMGPDSALRHFRRTKDAAVITGGDRAEIHTAALEAPGVRCLILTGGHRPSGAIVGQASEKGVPILSVQTDTLTTVERAEDIVRSGRTRDADTVDRMERLLADHAAVDAILG; via the coding sequence ATGACCGACTCAGCACCCGAATCCACCGACACCGACAGCACGTCCGGCAGCAGCGCCGTCGAGACCCTCCTCGTCAGTTCGCTCGAGGAGAGCACCGGCAAAACCGCGATCACGCTGGCGCTCGCCCGACTTGCGGCGGCCGAGGGCGACAGCGTCGGCTACATGAAACCGAAGGGGACCCGCCTGCAGAGCAACGTCGGGAAGACCCTGGACGAGGATCCGCTGCTCGCCCGCGACCTGCTCGGTCTCGAGGCCGAGATGCACGACCTGGAGCCCGTCGTCTACTCGCCGACGTTCGTCGAGCAGGCGATCCGCGGTCGCGAAGATCCCGCGGAGCTCCGCGAGCGCGTCGCGGAGGCGTTCGATACGCTCGCTGCCGACCACGACCGGATGTTCGTCGAGGGCGGCGGCCGATACGACGTCGGCGGGATCGTCGATCTCGCGGACCCCGACATCGCGGCACTGCTGGACGCCCGCGTGCTGCTCGTCGCACCGTACGAAATCCCGGCGGACGTCGACGACGTACTCGCCGCCGCCGACGCGTTCGGCGACCGACTCGCCGGCGTCGTCTTCAACGACGTCCCCGACGCGGCCTACGATCAGCTCGAGACGGACGTCGTCCCGTTCCTCGAGGGGCGCGGGGTTCCGGTCCACGGCGTCCTCCCGAGCGAACGGGAGCTATCCGGCGTGACCGTCGCCGACCTCGCGGACGAACTCGGGGCGGCGACGCTCGTCGAAGAGGGGCAGGACAGCTACGTCGAGCGTTTTACAGTCGGCGCGATGGGGCCCGACAGCGCCCTGCGACACTTCCGGCGAACGAAAGACGCCGCCGTCATCACGGGTGGCGACCGGGCCGAGATCCACACCGCCGCGCTCGAGGCCCCCGGCGTCCGCTGTCTCATCCTCACCGGCGGCCACCGGCCCTCCGGCGCGATCGTGGGACAGGCCAGCGAGAAGGGCGTCCCCATCCTGTCGGTCCAGACGGACACGCTCACTACCGTCGAGCGCGCGGAAGATATCGTTCGCAGCGGGCGCACTCGAGACGCCGATACCGTCGATCGAATGGAACGGCTGTTGGCCGATCACGCGGCCGTCGACGCGATTCTGGGATAG
- a CDS encoding 4Fe-4S dicluster domain-containing protein: MPETYNPQLGREHSYPYEHREEERDWHWGMIININRCINCNTCSFACKSTWTSGKGEEYMWWMNVETEPYGGYPMGWDMRLLDDLGDDETIFEAADDGEKVKGYIAQKEEWEYPALGDDQVHGEYPTGDVVESDLENDEYHDMWQFYLPRLCNHCKNPACLAACPRKAIYKREEDGIVLLDQERCRGYRKCVKSCPYHKPMYNPETGVSEKPVGCFPRIEEGNVPRCVSSCIGKTRLHGNINRGPDAGHPGGNTSAAAGRSPVNYLAKSDEKIALPLYPQFGTRPQVFYMPPYHVPPEFLTQMFTPNTEDKQNEWPGSTFEESIKIVQDRVRNPSHHTLGILQLFGATTRLIETYNVKENRVKGWDRKGNKVVDMPFEEEMEVREGEMWTNQP, translated from the coding sequence ATGCCGGAAACCTACAATCCACAACTCGGGCGCGAGCACAGCTACCCCTACGAACACCGCGAGGAGGAGCGCGACTGGCACTGGGGGATGATCATCAACATCAATCGGTGTATCAACTGCAACACCTGCTCGTTCGCCTGCAAGTCCACGTGGACGAGCGGGAAGGGCGAGGAGTACATGTGGTGGATGAACGTCGAGACCGAGCCCTACGGCGGCTATCCGATGGGCTGGGACATGCGGCTCCTCGACGACCTCGGTGACGACGAGACGATCTTCGAGGCCGCCGACGACGGCGAGAAAGTCAAAGGCTACATCGCCCAGAAAGAGGAGTGGGAGTACCCCGCGCTGGGCGACGACCAGGTTCACGGCGAGTACCCCACCGGCGACGTCGTGGAGAGCGACCTCGAGAACGACGAGTACCACGACATGTGGCAGTTCTACCTGCCGCGGCTCTGTAACCACTGCAAGAACCCGGCCTGCCTCGCCGCGTGTCCGCGGAAGGCGATCTACAAGCGCGAGGAGGACGGGATCGTCCTGCTCGATCAGGAGCGGTGCCGGGGCTACCGGAAGTGTGTGAAGTCCTGTCCGTACCACAAGCCGATGTACAACCCCGAAACCGGCGTCTCGGAGAAGCCGGTCGGCTGTTTCCCGCGCATCGAGGAGGGCAACGTTCCACGCTGCGTCTCCTCGTGTATCGGGAAGACGCGCCTGCACGGCAACATCAATCGCGGTCCCGACGCCGGCCACCCGGGCGGAAACACCTCCGCTGCAGCCGGTCGGAGTCCGGTGAACTACCTCGCCAAGAGCGACGAGAAGATCGCGCTGCCGCTGTACCCGCAGTTCGGGACGCGGCCGCAGGTGTTCTACATGCCGCCCTACCACGTGCCGCCGGAGTTCCTCACCCAGATGTTCACGCCGAACACCGAGGACAAGCAAAACGAGTGGCCCGGCAGCACCTTCGAGGAATCGATCAAGATCGTGCAGGATCGCGTCCGAAATCCGAGCCACCACACCCTCGGGATCCTCCAGCTGTTCGGCGCGACCACCCGCCTCATCGAGACCTACAACGTCAAAGAGAACCGCGTGAAGGGGTGGGATCGCAAGGGGAACAAGGTCGTCGACATGCCCTTCGAGGAAGAGATGGAGGTCCGCGAGGGCGAGATGTGGACCAACCAGCCCTGA
- a CDS encoding acetate--CoA ligase family protein, with product MGRLSALFDPESVAVVGATDREGAVGRAILENLRDGFDGEIVPINPSREEVLGLECYQDAKSAPPIDLAVVVVPPAIVIDSIRDLAEAGTDDVVVITAGFSETGSEGANRERQLRDIATEHDLNVVGPNSLGIMATAAGVNATFGPEDALEGSISFMSQSGAFITAVLDWANEQGIGFRDVVSLGNKTVLDETDFVREWGDDPDTDVIIGYLEDIDDGQGFIEAAREVTDDTPIVLVKSGRTDAGAQAASSHTGAIAGSERAYEAGLEQAGVIRARSVQELFDYARALAGLPEPESDGVAVVTNAGGPGVLTTDAVGDSALEMANFTDETIAALSDAMPDEANVYNPIDAIGDADVERFGEALEIALEDPNVGSAVVVAAPTAVLSYDDLAEAVIEKLEAHETPVVACFMGGRRAREAEETLRESGIPNYFDPSRAVSGLDALARFRDVRERSVDGPERFDVDRERAREILERARGRTDNRLGVESMELLDAYGIPTPQGEIVDDPDRAREVAEAIEGDVVMKIVSPDISHKSDIGGVKVGIANEDVYDAYEDIVSRARNYQPDATIIGVQIQELLDLEASTETIVGMNRDPQFGPLLLFGLGGIFVEILEDTSVRVAPIGEGEAREMVDEIKAAPLLRGARGREPADVEQVVETIQRLSQLVTDFPSILELDINPLVAGPDGVQAIDLRLTVDTEDL from the coding sequence ATGGGACGGTTATCCGCACTCTTCGATCCCGAGAGCGTCGCCGTGGTCGGCGCGACCGACCGCGAGGGCGCTGTCGGACGGGCGATTCTCGAGAACCTGCGAGACGGGTTCGACGGCGAGATCGTCCCGATCAACCCCTCGCGCGAGGAGGTGCTCGGGCTCGAGTGCTATCAGGATGCGAAGAGCGCACCGCCGATCGATCTGGCGGTGGTCGTCGTACCGCCCGCGATCGTCATCGACTCGATTCGCGACCTCGCCGAGGCGGGGACCGACGACGTCGTCGTCATTACCGCCGGGTTCTCCGAGACGGGGAGCGAGGGAGCCAACCGGGAACGGCAGCTCCGCGACATTGCGACGGAGCACGACCTCAACGTCGTCGGCCCGAACAGCCTCGGTATCATGGCCACGGCCGCCGGCGTGAACGCCACGTTCGGGCCCGAGGACGCCCTCGAGGGGTCGATCTCCTTCATGAGCCAGTCGGGCGCGTTCATCACCGCCGTCCTCGACTGGGCCAACGAGCAGGGGATCGGCTTCCGAGACGTCGTCTCGCTGGGGAACAAGACAGTGCTGGACGAGACTGATTTCGTCCGCGAGTGGGGCGACGATCCGGACACCGACGTCATCATCGGCTACCTCGAGGACATCGACGACGGACAGGGGTTCATCGAGGCAGCCCGCGAGGTCACGGACGATACCCCGATCGTCCTCGTCAAGTCCGGCCGGACGGACGCCGGCGCGCAGGCGGCCTCGTCCCATACCGGCGCGATCGCGGGCAGTGAACGGGCCTACGAGGCCGGCCTCGAGCAGGCGGGCGTCATCCGCGCCCGCTCGGTGCAGGAACTGTTCGATTACGCGCGGGCGCTCGCAGGCCTGCCGGAACCCGAATCGGACGGGGTCGCCGTCGTCACCAACGCGGGCGGGCCCGGCGTGCTCACGACAGACGCCGTCGGCGATTCGGCCCTCGAGATGGCCAACTTCACAGACGAGACGATCGCGGCGCTGAGCGACGCAATGCCCGACGAGGCCAACGTCTACAATCCGATCGACGCGATCGGCGACGCCGACGTCGAGCGCTTCGGCGAGGCCCTCGAGATCGCACTCGAGGATCCGAACGTCGGGAGTGCGGTCGTCGTGGCCGCGCCGACCGCGGTGCTGTCCTACGACGACCTCGCCGAGGCGGTGATCGAGAAGCTCGAGGCACACGAGACGCCGGTCGTCGCCTGCTTCATGGGCGGCAGACGGGCTCGCGAGGCCGAGGAGACGCTGCGCGAGTCGGGGATCCCGAACTACTTCGATCCCTCGCGGGCGGTCTCAGGTCTCGACGCGCTCGCACGCTTCCGAGACGTTCGCGAACGATCGGTCGACGGGCCCGAGCGGTTCGACGTCGACCGCGAGCGTGCCCGCGAGATCCTCGAGCGCGCTCGCGGACGGACCGACAACCGTCTCGGCGTCGAGTCGATGGAGCTACTCGATGCCTACGGAATCCCGACCCCGCAGGGCGAGATCGTCGACGACCCTGACCGCGCTCGCGAGGTCGCCGAGGCGATCGAGGGCGACGTCGTGATGAAGATCGTCAGCCCCGACATCTCCCACAAGTCCGACATCGGCGGCGTCAAAGTCGGCATCGCGAACGAAGACGTCTACGACGCGTACGAAGACATCGTCTCCCGGGCTCGAAACTATCAGCCCGACGCGACCATCATCGGCGTCCAGATCCAGGAACTGCTCGATCTCGAGGCGTCGACCGAGACCATCGTCGGCATGAACCGCGACCCGCAGTTCGGCCCGCTGTTGCTGTTCGGACTCGGCGGGATCTTCGTCGAGATCCTCGAGGACACGTCCGTTCGCGTGGCCCCGATCGGTGAAGGCGAGGCCCGCGAAATGGTCGACGAGATCAAGGCCGCGCCGCTGTTGCGCGGTGCCCGCGGTCGCGAGCCCGCGGACGTCGAGCAGGTCGTGGAGACGATCCAGCGACTCTCGCAGCTGGTGACGGACTTCCCGTCGATCCTCGAACTCGATATCAACCCGCTCGTGGCGGGCCCCGATGGCGTACAGGCGATCGATCTGCGACTCACCGTCGACACCGAGGACCTATGA